From a region of the Brockia lithotrophica genome:
- the gap gene encoding type I glyceraldehyde-3-phosphate dehydrogenase, protein MVRVAINGFGRIGRLTLRAWLEKGVPEIDIVAVNDLTDAPMLAHLFRFDSVHGTLPWEVVPEDDGFCVNGRKIRVLAERDPAKLPWRELGVEVVVESTGRFTNREDAAKHLEAGAKKVIISAPAKGDDLTVVMGVNEDRYDPAKHHVISNGSCTTNCLAPVAKVLHEALTIKRGFMTTVHSYTNDQQILDLPHKDYRRARAAALSIIPTTTGAARAIGKVLPELDGKLNGMAMRVPTPNVSVNDLVVEVERPTSVEEVNELFRRAAEGPMRGILAYSDLPLVSRDYNGNPHSAIVDGLSTMVIEGTLVKVIAWYDNEWGYANRLVDLAAYLARRGV, encoded by the coding sequence ATGGTGCGTGTCGCCATCAACGGCTTCGGTCGCATCGGCAGGCTCACCCTGCGCGCGTGGCTCGAAAAGGGCGTACCCGAGATCGATATCGTCGCGGTGAACGACCTGACGGACGCACCGATGCTCGCGCACCTCTTTCGCTTCGACTCGGTCCACGGGACCTTGCCTTGGGAGGTCGTTCCCGAGGACGACGGCTTCTGCGTAAACGGGCGCAAGATCCGCGTGCTCGCCGAACGCGATCCGGCCAAACTTCCCTGGCGCGAGCTCGGCGTGGAGGTCGTCGTCGAATCTACGGGGCGTTTTACGAACCGAGAGGACGCCGCCAAGCACCTGGAAGCCGGTGCGAAAAAGGTGATCATCTCCGCGCCGGCCAAGGGAGACGACCTGACGGTCGTCATGGGTGTAAACGAAGACCGTTACGACCCGGCGAAGCACCACGTGATCTCCAACGGGTCGTGTACGACGAACTGCCTCGCCCCTGTGGCCAAGGTGCTCCACGAAGCCCTCACGATTAAGCGGGGCTTTATGACCACCGTCCACTCGTACACGAACGACCAGCAAATCCTCGACCTTCCCCACAAGGATTACCGACGCGCGCGCGCCGCCGCCCTGTCCATCATTCCCACCACGACGGGGGCCGCCCGCGCCATCGGCAAGGTGTTGCCCGAACTCGACGGGAAGCTGAACGGAATGGCCATGCGCGTGCCGACCCCCAACGTCTCTGTGAACGACCTCGTGGTCGAGGTGGAGCGGCCTACGAGCGTCGAAGAGGTAAACGAGCTCTTCCGCCGTGCGGCGGAAGGTCCCATGCGGGGGATCCTCGCCTACTCCGACCTCCCCCTCGTCTCCCGCGACTACAACGGCAACCCGCATTCGGCCATCGTAGACGGCCTCTCTACGATGGTCATCGAGGGGACGCTCGTCAAAGTCATCGCTTGGTACGACAACGAGTGGGGGTACGCCAATCGACTCGTGGACCTCGCGGCATACCTCGCGCGCCGCGGCGTGTGA